One Brassica oleracea var. oleracea cultivar TO1000 chromosome C7, BOL, whole genome shotgun sequence genomic window carries:
- the LOC106304710 gene encoding uncharacterized protein LOC106304710, which produces MNLSEKRNVDGDWIATLLSLEFFGTCVDHMHLRKNEKNVFCIDCNIEICRHCCNTEAHSVHRRLQICKYVYQDVLRLLDIQHYFDCSEIQTYKINGEKAIHLNSRPQAKDARPSTKSKNAASCVTCKRYIQDRPNRFCSISCKISSGPPKKRKFCFSSEVEQSVLEKEHYNQEGSLEEKKSSISSLTDVSEDSEALLSNLSLRPFTRLFKRKGISQRSPLH; this is translated from the exons ATGAATCTG AGTGAGAAGAGAAATGTTGATGGAGATTGGATTGCGACACTATTGAGCTTAGAGTTCTTTGGGACATGTGTGGATCATATGCATCTTCGAAAGAACGAGAAAAATGTCTTTTGCATTGACTGTAACATCGAAATCTGCAGACATTGTTGTAACACAGAAGCTCACTCTGTCCATCGTCGTCTTCAGATCTGCAAATATGTTTATCAAGATGTTCTGCGTCTCCTCGATATTCAACACTACTTTGATTGCTCCGAGATACAG ACATATAAAATAAATGGAGAAAAGGCAATACATTTGAATTCGAGGCCGCAAGCAAAAGATGCAAGACCTTCAACAAAGTCCAAGAATGCAGCTTCATGCGTTACTTGTAAAAGATATATTCAAGATCGTCCTAATCGATTTTGCTCCATCTCATGCAAG ATTTCATCAGGCCCTCCGAAAAAACGTAAGTTTTGTTTCTCTTCAGAAGTGGAACAAAGTGTTTTGGAGAAAGAACATTATAATCAAGAAGGAAGTTTAGAAGAGAAAAAATCATCCATATCGTCACTCACCGATGTTTCAGAAGACTCGGAAGCTTTATTGAGTAATCTTTCACTGAGACCATTCACGAGACTATTCAAGAGAAAAGGAATTTCCCAAAGATCTCCTCTTCATTGA
- the LOC106303056 gene encoding uncharacterized protein LOC106303056, translating to MILPRQADSSDDEIPPVPRDLREKLGRKTDSKDLRTFLKRKAEMVQKNEADESKARKTTHIGAAPHLQPQPADLREQINSKAEDLRVKLSQPKQHDLRLCLEAKRQAQRELMKATNTPHLNVIMGGSPPCGDLVRAVKDYRRQAVTAQKWPSQVEAAHRISFSAADTHGISMPHNDPLLIDIGIGECQVTKVLVDTGSSVDLIFWDTLDKMGIDLRDMKPSSRPLTGFNGSSEQMIGTIRLPVYAGDVIRTVKFSVIRAKAPYNAILGTPWLHSMKAIPSTYHQCVKFPGKDGTTQTIRGDQRAARELLIAAVKLQQSPSLVNTVTKPIHKIYPHTEEIREVPIDEADPSKVVRIGAYLSDEMQSLIISLLKENASTFAWVTSDMKGIDPAIASHELNVDPTFKPVRQKRRMLGPERSKAVNEEVDRLLNAGFIAEVWYPEWLANPAVVKKKNGKWRICDDLMDLNKACPKDSYPLPPIDRLVESTASNELLTFMDAFSGYNQIMMHTDDREKKRS from the coding sequence ATGATACTCCCTCGACAGGCTGATTCCTCGGATGACGAAATTCCGCCGGTACCGAGGGACTTGCGCGAAAAATTGGGCAGAAAAACGGATTCCAAGGACTTACGCACCTTTCTGAAGCGGAAGGCCGAAATGGTACAAAAGAACGAGGCGGACGAGTCTAAAGCAAGAAAGACTACCCACATCGGAGCTGCTCCTCACCTTCAACCTCAACCCGCAGATTTACGTGAGCAGATCAACTCCAAAGCCGAAGACTTGCGCGTCAAGCTCAGTCAGCCCAAGCAACATGATTTACGACTGTGCCTTGAAGCGAAACGACAAGCGCAACGAGAATTGATGAAAGCTACGAACACCCCACACCTTAACGTCATAATGGGTGGTTCACCTCCTTGCGGGGACTTGGTAAGAGCAGTTAAAGATTATAGACGACAAGCCGTCACCGCCCAAAAGTGGCCTTCACAAGTCGAAGCAGCCCATCGAATCTCCTTCTCGGCGGCCGACACTCACGGCATCAGCATGCCGCATAACGACCCGCTCCTAATCGATATTGGAATTGGTGAATGCCAGGTCACTAAGGTTCTCGTTGACACGGGCAGCTCAGTCGATCTTATCTTTTGGGACACACTCGACAAAATGGGGATCGACCTACGTGACATGAAGCCCTCTTCACGCCCTCTCACGGGATTCAATGGCTCCTCGGAACAGATGATTGGAACAATTCGTCTCCCAGTTTACGCAGGTGATGTGATCCGCACTGTTAAGTTCTCTGTTATCCGGGCTAAGGCGCCCTACAATGCAATCCTCGGTACGCCTTGGTTACACTCTATGAAAGCCATTCCCTCCACCTATCACCAATGCGTTAAGTTTCCTGGGAAAGATGGAACGACGCAGACGATCCGCGGGGATCAACGAGCTGCAAGAGAGCTACTTATCGCCGCGGTCAAGCTACAACAATCACCTTCTCTCGTCAACACGGTCACCAAACCAATACATAAGATCTACCCTCATACGGAAGAAATCCGTGAGGTTCCCATTGATGAAGCTGACCCATCGAAGGTCGTGCGCATTGGCGCTTATCTCTCTGACGAAATGCAGTCACTAATCATTTCTTTACTCAAAGAGAATGCCTCAACCTTTGCATGGGTAACTTCTGATATGAAAGGAATCGACCCCGCAATAGCATCTCACGAATTAAACGTTGATCCGACGTTCAAGCCTGTTCGACAGAAGAGGCGGATGCTCGGACCCGAACGGTCCAAAGCAGTGAATGAGGAAGTTGACAGGTTGCTCAACGCAGGTTTCATCGCCGAGGTATGGTACCCAGAGTGGCTAGCTAACCCTGCCGTCGTAAAAAAGAAAAACGGGAAGTGGCGCATTTGTGATGACCTCATGGATTTGAACAAAGCCTGTCCAAAAGACAGCTACCCTCTCCCGCCTATCGACCGACTGGTAGAGTCGACTGCCAGCAATGAGCTCCTAACCTTTATGGACGCTTTTTCAGGGTACAATCAAATCATGATGCACACAGACGACCGCGAAAAAAAGCGTTCATAA
- the LOC106305948 gene encoding receptor-like kinase TMK3: MTRSHLSLCLLLLSLLNFAAPQDDATIMQSLKSSLNLTSDVDWSNPNPCEWDTVQCDGSSRVTRIQLKQKGVRGTLPPDLQKLSELVVLEFFSNKISGPIPDLSGLTHLQTLNLHDNLFDSTPKNLFSGMNSLQEVYLDNNPFPSWEIPETVKEATSLKNLSLINCNVTGSIPDFFGSETLPSLASLKLSRNNLHGGLPSSLSGSSLQQLYLNGQKLNGSISVLQNMTSLVEVDLQGNAFSGPIPDLSGLQSLRLFNVRENQLTGVVPPSFTGLKSLTVVNLTNNLFQGPNPLFQKSVSVDAVAKTNSFCLDTAGAPCDPRVETLLSIAESFGYPEKLAMSWKGNDPCGSWLGITCSGSNVTVVNLGRQELTGSISPSFAKLDSLETINLSNNKLSGSIPEELTTLPKLRTLDVSNNDFYGGVPKFRESVNVVTTGNLNIDKDGPVSPSGVTPGTHGGSVDNSTGGGGGGGESSKKSTRSVKIIVPVVGVVVGALCLVGLGVCLYAKKRRRPAKVQSPNTNMVIHPHHSGDSDAVKLTVAASSLNNGGGGGTESSYSHSGSANSDIHVVESGNLVISIQVLRSVTNNFSEENILGRGGFGVVYKGELHDGTKIAVKRMESSVVSDKGLAEFKSEITVLTKMRHRHLVALLGYCLDGNERLLVYEYMPQGTLSQHLFHWKEEERKPLDWTRRLAIALDVARGVEYLHTLAHQSFIHRDLKPSNILLGDDMRAKVSDFGLVRLAPEGKYSIETRVAGTFGYLAPEYAVTGRVTTKVDIFSLGVILMELITGRKALDETQPEDSVHLVTWFRRVAASKEKDENAFKNAIDPNIKLDEDTLSSVEKVWELAGHCCAREPYQRPDMSHIVNVLSSLTVQWKPTEVDPDDLYGIDYDLPLPQAVKKWQASEGLSQTGDDSGSSSSVYGSKDNTQTSIPTRPSGFADSFTSVDGR; encoded by the exons ATGACCAGATCTCATCTCTCCCTCTGTCTCCTCCTCCTCTCCTTGCTCAATTTCGCCGCTCCTCAAGACGACGCGACGATCATGCAATCCCTCAAATCGAGCCTGAATCTCACATCGGACGTGGACTGGTCGAACCCCAACCCTTGCGAATGGGACACCGTCCAATGCGACGGGAGCAGCCGCGTCACTCGGATCCAGCTCAAGCAGAAAGGCGTCCGCGGCACTCTCCCTCCGGATCTCCAGAAACTCTCCGAGCTCGTCGTCCTCGAGTTCTTCTCCAACAAAATCTCCGGCCCGATCCCCGATCTCTCCGGGCTCACTCATCTACAGACTCTCAACCTCCACGACAACCTCTTCGATTCGACTCCTAAGAATCTCTTCTCCGGGATGAACTCCTTGCAAGAGGTGTATCTAGACAACAACCCTTTCCCTTCTTGGGAGATTCCGGAGACCGTCAAGGAAGCGACCTCTCTCAAGAACCTTTCTTTAATTAACTGCAACGTCACGGGTTCGATTCCTGATTTCTTCGGTTCCGAGACTCTCCCGAGCCTCGCTTCTTTGAAGCTGTCTCGTAACAATCTACACGGAGGTTTGCCTTCGAGTTTGTCGGGTTCGTCGTTGCAGCAGCTCTACCTCAACGGACAGAAGCTCAACGGATCAATCTCGGTGCTGCAGAACATGACGTCTCTCGTCGAGGTTGATCTCCAAGGTAACGCCTTTTCAGGTCCAATCCCTGATCTCTCTGGTTTGCAGTCTCTGAGGCTCTTCAACGTAAGAGAGAATCAGCTCACCGGTGTTGTCCCACCGTCGTTTACTGGTCTCAAGTCTCTTACTGTCGTGAATTTGACTAATAATTTATTTCAAGGACCCAATCCGTTATTCCAGAAGTCTGTTAGTGTTGATGCGGTAGCGAAAACGAATAGCTTCTGTCTGGATACCGCTGGTGCTCCGTGTGATCCTCGTGTTGAGACCTTGCTGTCTATAGCTGAGTCGTTTGGTTATCCGGAGAAGCTGGCTATGAGTTGGAAAGGAAATGATCCGTGTGGTAGCTGGCTTGGGATTACTTGTTCGGGGAGTAATGTTACTGTGGTTAATCTAGGGAGGCAGGAGCTTACCGGTTCGATATCTCCGAGTTTTGCTAAGCTTGATTCGTTGGAAACTATCAATCTTTCTAATAATAAACTTAGTGGGAGTATTCCGGAGGAGCTTACCACTTTGCCTAAGCTTAGGACGCTTGATGTGTCTAACAATGACTTCTACGGTGGTGTGCCCAAGTTCAGGGAAAGTGTGAATGTGGTGACTACTGGTAACCTTAACATCGATAAGGATGGACCTGTCTCACCGAGTGGTGTAACTCCTGGAACTCATGGAGGGTCTGTAGATAATAGCACTGGTGGTGGCGGTGGCGGTGGCGAAAGTTCTAAGAAGTCAACAAGGAGTGTCAAGATCATTGTTCCTGTGGTTGGTGTTGTTGTTGGTGCATTGTGTCTTGTAGGGCTCGGTGTTTGCCTCTACGCCAAGAAGAGAAGGAGACCCGCTAAAGTTCAGAGTCCAAACACCAACATGGTGATTCATCCGCATCACTCTGGTGACAGCGATGCAGTTAAACTCACCGTTGCGGCTTCTAGTCTCAACAATGGGGGAGGAGGAGGAACCGAGAGCTCTTACAGTCACAGCGGAAGCGCCAACAGTGACATACACGTCGTGGAGTCTGGGAACTTGGTTATCTCCATACAGGTTTTGAGGAGTGTGACGAACAACTTCAGCGAAGAGAATATCCTCGGGAGAGGCGGTTTCGGTGTAGTTTACAAAGGTGAACTCCACGATGGAACGAAAATAGCTGTCAAGAGGATGGAGTCTTCTGTTGTGAGTGACAAGGGACTCGCTGAGTTCAAATCAGAGATAACTGTGTTGACTAAAATGCGTCACCGTCATCTCGTTGCGCTTCTAGGGTACTGTCTTGATGGTAACGAGAGGCTTCTTGTCTATGAGTATATGCCACAGGGAACATTGAGTCAGCATTTATTCCACTGGAAAGAAGAAGAGAGGAAACCTCTTGATTGGACTAGAAGGTTGGCTATTGCATTGGATGTAGCTAGGGGTGTTGAGTATCTACACACGCTTGCTCATCAGAGTTTCATCCATAGGGATCTTAAGCCATCAAACATCCTTCTTGGTGATGACATGAGAGCTAAAGTCTCTGACTTTGGGTTAGTCCGTTTAGCCCCTGAAGGCAAATACTCCATCGAGACTCGTGTCGCTGGGACCTTCGGTTACCTTGCTCCAGAATATGCAG TGACTGGAAGAGTGACGACCAAAGTAGACATCTTCAGCCTTGGGGTTATACTTATGGAGCTGATCACTGGACGTAAAGCTCTTGATGAGACGCAACCTGAGGACAGCGTCCATCTAGTCACATGGTTCCGTCGTGTAGCAGCAAGCAAAGAGAAAGACGAAAACGCCTTCAAAAACGCGATAGACCCAAACATCAAACTCGACGAGGACACCTTATCCAGCGTTGAAAAAGTTTGGGAGCTTGCTGGTCATTGCTGTGCACGTGAGCCTTACCAAAGACCTGACATGTCTCACATTGTTAACGTTCTTTCTTCGCTCACAGTCCAATGGAAGCCCACTGAGGTTGATCCTGATGACCTATACGGTATAGACTACGATCTTCCGCTTCCGCAGGCGGTTAAGAAGTGGCAAGCTTCTGAGGGGCTTAGCCAGACGGGAGATGACTCTGGATCTTCGTCCTCGGTTTATGGAAGTAAAGACAATACACAGACAAGTATCCCGACACGCCCGTCTGGATTTGCTGACTCGTTCACTTCTGTGGATGGACGTTGA